The Cellulophaga sp. L1A9 genome window below encodes:
- the alr gene encoding alanine racemase, producing the protein MAKAQETVLEINLKALEHNYQYLKTKITSKTKFLGVVKAFAYGSDAVAIATKLVDLGVDYLAVAYAEEGVTLRNAGIKVPILVLHSQIVSFDTIIERCLEPNIFSERILTEFIATAERHNQKNYPIHLKFNTGLNRLGFNAKDIPSIVKKLSETTAVKVLSIFSHLAASEDLEEKEFTLNQIKSFNKISRQIDAALPYIPFKHLSNTSGIINYPEAHFDMVRSGIGLYGFGNDSDEDKNFIPVATLKTNISQIHYLEANESVGYNRAFTSDKKLKTATLPLGHADGIGREYGNGKGVVCVHGHYAPILGNTCMDMIMVDVTGIDCAEGDEVIVFGEKPTATEFAEGANTISYEVLTGISQRVKRVIL; encoded by the coding sequence ATGGCTAAGGCTCAAGAAACGGTTCTAGAAATAAACTTAAAAGCTTTAGAACACAATTACCAGTACTTAAAAACAAAAATTACTTCAAAAACTAAATTTCTAGGCGTAGTTAAAGCGTTTGCCTACGGAAGTGACGCGGTAGCGATTGCTACTAAATTAGTCGATTTAGGGGTAGATTATCTTGCGGTTGCTTATGCGGAAGAAGGTGTTACGCTTCGTAATGCTGGGATTAAAGTCCCTATTTTGGTTTTACACTCTCAAATAGTAAGTTTTGATACTATTATTGAACGCTGTTTAGAACCCAATATCTTTTCAGAAAGAATACTAACGGAGTTTATTGCTACCGCAGAGCGCCACAATCAGAAAAATTATCCTATTCATCTAAAATTTAATACAGGATTAAATAGGTTAGGCTTTAATGCTAAGGATATTCCTTCAATCGTTAAAAAACTATCAGAAACTACGGCTGTAAAAGTGTTGTCTATTTTTTCACATTTAGCCGCTTCTGAAGATTTAGAGGAAAAAGAATTTACCCTAAATCAAATTAAAAGCTTCAATAAAATTAGTAGGCAAATAGATGCCGCCTTACCTTATATTCCCTTTAAACATTTATCAAACACCTCTGGAATTATCAACTACCCAGAAGCGCATTTTGATATGGTACGAAGCGGAATTGGCTTATACGGCTTTGGAAATGATAGCGATGAGGATAAAAATTTTATTCCTGTTGCTACTCTTAAAACAAATATCTCTCAAATACATTATTTAGAAGCCAATGAAAGTGTTGGCTACAACCGAGCTTTTACTTCTGATAAAAAATTAAAAACCGCAACTTTGCCTTTAGGCCATGCGGACGGTATTGGTAGAGAATATGGAAATGGCAAAGGAGTTGTTTGTGTACACGGTCATTATGCTCCAATTCTTGGCAATACGTGTATGGACATGATTATGGTTGATGTTACAGGTATTGATTGTGCTGAAGGCGATGAAGTTATCGTTTTTGGAGAAAAACCAACAGCAACGGAATTTGCAGAAGGAGCCAATACCATTTCTTATGAAGTGCTTACAGGTATCTCTCAGAGGGTTAAGCGTGTCATCCTTTAA
- the rsmI gene encoding 16S rRNA (cytidine(1402)-2'-O)-methyltransferase, with protein MGKLYIVPTPIGNLEDITLRAIRVLKEADLILAEDTRTSGKLLQHLEVSTHMQSHHMHNEHKTVDNIVKRIQAGDTIALISDAGTPAISDPGFLLTRACVEHNIEVDCLPGATAFVPALVNSGLPNDKFVFEGFLPVKKGRQTRLLLLAEEPRTIIFYESPHKLLKTLSNFVEYFGAERQVSVSRELTKLYEETIRGTAEEVLKHYTDKPPKGEIVIVVAGKTKEK; from the coding sequence ATGGGAAAACTCTATATTGTACCAACACCAATAGGAAATTTAGAAGATATTACACTAAGAGCCATACGTGTATTAAAAGAAGCAGATTTAATTCTAGCGGAAGATACGCGTACGAGTGGCAAGCTATTGCAGCATCTTGAAGTGTCTACGCACATGCAAAGTCACCATATGCATAATGAGCATAAAACAGTAGACAATATTGTTAAGCGTATTCAAGCAGGAGATACTATAGCTTTAATTTCTGATGCCGGTACACCTGCTATTTCAGACCCAGGTTTTTTATTAACTAGAGCTTGCGTAGAACATAATATAGAGGTCGATTGTCTTCCAGGAGCTACGGCTTTTGTTCCTGCATTAGTAAATAGTGGCTTGCCTAATGATAAGTTTGTTTTCGAAGGTTTTCTACCCGTTAAAAAAGGAAGACAAACAAGATTGTTGTTACTTGCAGAAGAGCCAAGAACTATAATTTTTTATGAATCTCCTCATAAATTATTAAAAACACTAAGTAATTTCGTGGAATATTTTGGAGCAGAAAGGCAAGTTTCTGTTTCTAGAGAATTAACGAAATTATACGAGGAAACTATTCGCGGCACCGCAGAAGAAGTTTTAAAGCATTATACAGATAAGCCGCCTAAAGGAGAGATTGTTATTGTGGTTGCCGGAAAAACAAAAGAGAAATGA
- a CDS encoding HopJ type III effector protein: MTIAEFKSKLENTPKEIEFSETMAVIAQHYNFTPTAFTNGTLTNPAGENSGSCKLFAFAVDQKLTKEGTLAAFGAYYFDDVLKDPEGNGHQNIRNFMASGFEGLSFDGMALTYK; this comes from the coding sequence ATGACGATAGCAGAGTTTAAAAGTAAATTAGAAAATACCCCTAAAGAAATTGAATTTTCTGAAACGATGGCAGTTATAGCGCAGCATTATAATTTTACGCCAACAGCTTTCACGAACGGGACATTGACTAACCCAGCAGGTGAGAACTCCGGTTCTTGTAAATTATTTGCTTTTGCAGTCGATCAAAAATTAACGAAAGAAGGGACTTTAGCTGCTTTTGGAGCCTATTATTTTGATGATGTCTTAAAGGATCCAGAAGGTAACGGACATCAGAATATTAGAAATTTCATGGCTTCGGGCTTTGAAGGATTGAGTTTTGATGGTATGGCTTTAACATATAAATAA
- the mscL gene encoding large conductance mechanosensitive channel protein MscL: protein MLKEFKNFIMTGNVIEFAVAVIMAGALGAVINGFVKDIAMPFIGYFAGGMNFEDMHIAMDGQDYTTLAAAKEAGGAVIAYGSWINTIVNLLIVGLVMFMIVRAYNKTKTPPAPAAPAGPSQEDLLAEIRDLLKK, encoded by the coding sequence ATGTTAAAAGAATTTAAGAATTTCATTATGACAGGTAATGTCATAGAATTTGCAGTTGCAGTAATTATGGCTGGCGCATTAGGTGCCGTAATTAATGGATTTGTTAAGGATATCGCTATGCCATTTATTGGTTATTTCGCTGGCGGAATGAATTTTGAAGATATGCATATTGCAATGGACGGACAAGATTACACTACTTTAGCTGCTGCAAAAGAAGCAGGTGGAGCTGTAATCGCTTACGGTTCTTGGATTAACACTATCGTAAACTTATTAATCGTTGGATTAGTGATGTTCATGATTGTAAGAGCTTACAACAAAACAAAAACACCTCCTGCTCCTGCAGCTCCTGCTGGACCTTCTCAAGAAGATCTTCTTGCTGAAATTAGAGATTTATTGAAAAAATAA
- a CDS encoding FKBP-type peptidyl-prolyl cis-trans isomerase has translation MKNSILFLCIILFLGCNDEKENIDYVAKNEADIAAYLTENKIEATRSDSGLYYSTEAQGEGEQPSSNSDVTVGYKGYFLDGEVFDESDASGITFNINGVIKGWTEGIAYFNEGGSGKLFVPAHLGYGSNTYGPIPGGSVLIFDINLLKVEN, from the coding sequence ATGAAAAATAGTATCCTTTTCTTATGCATTATCCTATTTCTAGGATGTAACGATGAAAAAGAAAATATTGATTACGTTGCCAAAAATGAAGCTGATATAGCTGCTTATCTTACCGAAAATAAAATAGAGGCTACTAGAAGTGACTCTGGTCTATACTATAGCACTGAAGCTCAAGGTGAAGGGGAACAACCCTCAAGTAATTCTGATGTTACTGTTGGCTATAAAGGTTACTTTTTAGATGGAGAAGTTTTTGACGAGAGCGATGCTAGTGGCATTACATTTAACATTAATGGCGTAATAAAAGGATGGACAGAAGGCATTGCATACTTTAATGAAGGTGGCTCTGGAAAACTATTTGTTCCTGCTCATTTAGGGTATGGATCAAACACGTATGGCCCAATACCAGGAGGTTCTGTATTAATTTTTGATATTAATTTACTGAAAGTAGAAAATTAA
- a CDS encoding uracil-DNA glycosylase family protein produces the protein MEDLLKAIRNCKVCIDKLPLGPRPIIAGSPKAKIAIIGQAPGIKVHKTGVPWDDPSGKQLRKWLGVSDADFYDETKIALIPMGFCYPGKGKTGDLPPCKECAPLWHEELFKAMPDIELVILIGMYAQKYYLKNTAGKNLTETVKSYQNYTPKYFPLPHPSPRNRFWLKKNPWFEKDVLPELRKRTKDILNN, from the coding sequence ATGGAAGATTTATTAAAAGCTATTAGAAATTGTAAGGTGTGTATTGATAAACTTCCATTAGGTCCTAGGCCAATTATTGCAGGAAGCCCTAAAGCAAAAATTGCCATCATCGGGCAAGCTCCAGGAATTAAAGTTCATAAAACAGGTGTTCCTTGGGACGACCCTAGCGGCAAACAATTAAGGAAATGGTTAGGAGTTTCTGATGCTGATTTTTATGATGAAACAAAAATAGCACTGATTCCAATGGGATTTTGCTACCCAGGAAAAGGTAAAACAGGTGATTTGCCTCCCTGTAAAGAATGTGCCCCGCTTTGGCATGAAGAGCTTTTTAAAGCGATGCCAGATATTGAGTTGGTCATATTAATTGGGATGTATGCTCAAAAATATTACCTAAAGAATACCGCAGGAAAAAACTTAACAGAGACGGTTAAATCTTATCAAAATTATACACCAAAGTATTTTCCGCTACCGCACCCATCTCCTCGAAATAGATTTTGGCTTAAGAAAAACCCTTGGTTTGAAAAAGATGTTTTACCTGAATTAAGGAAAAGAACAAAGGATATATTGAACAATTAA
- a CDS encoding response regulator: MPKKEVLENNMKVWIIDDDLVSRFATQYGVRQSSTSCAINIFESAAEVLVLIQDEAFSETDLPDILLLDLVMPEINGWQFLEELEKTGKNKSSLRIYILSAFTNSKDLILAKEHPLVFGYFDKPISKASVDSIFKTIE; this comes from the coding sequence TTGCCAAAAAAGGAAGTTTTAGAGAATAATATGAAGGTATGGATTATTGATGACGATTTAGTATCACGATTTGCTACACAATATGGGGTTCGACAATCTTCTACTTCGTGTGCTATTAATATTTTTGAAAGTGCTGCAGAAGTTTTAGTGCTCATACAGGATGAAGCCTTTTCTGAAACTGATTTACCCGATATATTACTACTAGATCTTGTAATGCCAGAAATAAATGGTTGGCAGTTTTTAGAAGAATTAGAAAAAACAGGAAAGAACAAGAGCAGTCTCCGAATATACATATTATCTGCTTTCACAAATTCTAAAGATCTAATTTTAGCAAAAGAACACCCTTTAGTATTTGGCTATTTTGATAAGCCTATATCTAAAGCTAGTGTAGATTCCATATTTAAAACAATAGAGTAA
- a CDS encoding DoxX family protein, which yields MKNFKIIYWIGTGLLTAIMLFSIQMYILNHEAIQGAFEALGYPPYLVYPLAFAKILGLIAIFGNFNKSLKEWAYAGFFFDIGLAFFAHIAVNDGQFLFALLAFIGLIISYFAGKKARP from the coding sequence ATGAAAAATTTTAAAATAATATATTGGATAGGAACAGGGTTGCTAACTGCAATAATGCTGTTTTCAATTCAGATGTATATATTGAATCATGAAGCTATTCAGGGTGCATTTGAAGCACTAGGATATCCTCCTTACCTAGTATATCCTTTAGCGTTTGCTAAAATTTTAGGTCTAATTGCCATATTTGGTAATTTTAATAAATCTTTAAAGGAATGGGCGTACGCAGGTTTTTTCTTTGACATTGGTTTAGCCTTTTTTGCACATATAGCAGTTAATGATGGTCAGTTTTTATTTGCATTATTAGCCTTTATCGGATTAATAATTTCTTATTTTGCGGGTAAAAAGGCAAGGCCGTAA
- the arfB gene encoding alternative ribosome rescue aminoacyl-tRNA hydrolase ArfB, whose product MNKELIIQELQFKAVRSSGAGGQHVNKVATKIELFFDIAKSSCLNPIEKDKIYLKLKNKINKEKVLQLQCDESRSQHKNKALVIKRFLLILENTLKEPKKRKRTKPSRSSIEKRLHSKKKAAQKKANRNKNNW is encoded by the coding sequence TTGAATAAGGAACTAATCATACAAGAATTACAATTTAAGGCTGTTAGAAGTAGCGGTGCTGGTGGACAGCATGTAAACAAGGTAGCTACCAAAATCGAACTGTTTTTTGATATTGCAAAATCGAGCTGTCTAAACCCAATTGAAAAAGATAAGATTTATTTAAAATTAAAGAATAAAATAAACAAAGAAAAGGTATTACAACTACAGTGTGATGAAAGCCGAAGTCAGCACAAAAATAAAGCCCTTGTTATAAAGAGATTCCTCCTGATTTTAGAAAACACGCTTAAAGAACCAAAAAAACGGAAACGAACAAAACCGAGTAGATCTTCAATAGAAAAACGATTACACAGTAAAAAGAAAGCTGCGCAAAAAAAGGCGAATCGGAATAAAAACAATTGGTAA
- a CDS encoding DUF3124 domain-containing protein, whose product MKTILQLCSLLFIFASCEDKQPKSLDSILDWKKRMHTTTLPDSLESGSSYLSVYSQIYSVTEHVTHDLTATVSIRNTSRKDTLYITKGEYFNSQGKLLNTYIDKTIYLNPLETLAIVIAEKDKEGGSGANFIFDWQVKPNTSAPLFESVMISTSGSQGLSFTTQGKKID is encoded by the coding sequence ATGAAAACTATATTGCAACTATGCAGCCTATTATTTATTTTTGCTTCTTGCGAAGATAAACAGCCCAAATCACTGGACAGTATTTTAGACTGGAAAAAAAGAATGCATACTACTACCTTACCAGATTCTTTAGAAAGTGGCAGCAGCTACTTATCTGTCTATTCACAAATTTATAGCGTTACAGAACATGTTACTCATGATTTAACTGCCACGGTAAGCATCAGAAACACCAGTAGAAAAGATACCTTATACATAACTAAAGGAGAATATTTTAACTCACAGGGGAAACTTCTAAACACCTATATTGACAAAACCATTTATTTGAATCCGCTGGAAACCTTAGCCATTGTTATTGCAGAAAAAGATAAAGAGGGAGGGTCTGGTGCAAATTTCATTTTTGATTGGCAAGTAAAACCGAATACATCAGCGCCTTTATTTGAAAGTGTGATGATTTCTACATCCGGCTCTCAAGGCTTGTCTTTTACCACACAAGGAAAAAAAATAGATTAG
- a CDS encoding aspartate-semialdehyde dehydrogenase: MKVAVVGATGMVGEVMLKVLAERNFPITELLLVASERSVGKKMTYKNKEYTVIGLADAVAAKPEIAIFSAGGDTSTEWAPKFAAVGTTVIDNSSAWRMDPTKKLIVPEINADQLTKEDKIIANPNCSTIQLVMCLAPLHKKYKMKRVVISTYQSVSGTGVKAVQQLENEIAGIKGEMAYPYPIGRNALPHCDVFLENGYTKEEMKLAREPQKIFDDRSFSITATAVRIPTAGGHSESVNVEFENDFDLTEVRKLLSESSGVIVQDNPDTNTYPMPIYAHDKDDVFVGRIRRDETQRNTLNMWIVADNLRKGAATNAVQIGEYLVAHNLV, encoded by the coding sequence ATGAAAGTAGCAGTTGTAGGTGCAACAGGTATGGTAGGTGAAGTAATGCTAAAAGTATTAGCTGAACGTAATTTTCCTATCACAGAATTATTATTAGTAGCTTCTGAACGTTCAGTAGGTAAAAAAATGACCTATAAAAATAAGGAATATACCGTTATAGGTTTAGCTGATGCTGTAGCTGCAAAGCCAGAGATTGCCATTTTTTCTGCTGGTGGAGACACCTCAACAGAATGGGCTCCTAAATTTGCTGCAGTAGGCACAACAGTAATTGATAATTCATCTGCATGGCGAATGGATCCTACCAAGAAATTGATAGTTCCTGAAATTAATGCAGACCAATTAACAAAAGAAGATAAAATTATAGCAAACCCTAATTGCTCTACGATTCAATTAGTTATGTGTCTTGCTCCTCTTCACAAAAAATATAAAATGAAAAGGGTGGTAATTTCTACCTACCAATCTGTTTCTGGAACAGGCGTAAAAGCTGTTCAACAATTAGAAAATGAAATTGCAGGTATAAAAGGTGAAATGGCATATCCTTATCCTATCGGAAGAAATGCATTACCACACTGTGATGTCTTTTTAGAAAACGGATACACCAAAGAAGAAATGAAATTAGCGCGTGAACCTCAAAAAATATTTGATGATCGTAGCTTTTCTATAACGGCTACAGCTGTACGTATCCCTACTGCAGGAGGACATTCTGAGTCTGTGAATGTTGAGTTTGAGAACGATTTTGATTTGACCGAAGTACGTAAACTATTAAGCGAATCATCAGGAGTTATTGTACAAGATAATCCGGATACAAATACGTATCCAATGCCAATTTATGCGCATGATAAAGACGATGTTTTTGTTGGACGTATTCGTAGAGATGAAACCCAACGCAACACTTTAAATATGTGGATTGTTGCTGACAATCTTAGAAAAGGTGCCGCAACCAATGCAGTACAGATTGGAGAATACTTAGTAGCACACAACTTGGTGTAA
- a CDS encoding prolyl oligopeptidase family protein encodes MKIIASIAMTTILLVSCETTPKKEKITVNYPITHKADSVDTYFGTEIKDPYRWLEDDKSSETEAWVKDQNKVTYGYLDHIPFREDLKNRLQKLWNYEKLGSPFTEGDYSYFYKNDGLQNQYVVYRKKGEDGEAEVFLDPNTFSKDGTTSLAGLSFSKDGSVAAYSISEGGSDWRKVILLDAVKNEIIEDTLVDIKFSGISWKNNEGFYYSSYDKPKGSELSAKTDQHKLYYHKLGTPQKEDALIYGGTPDQKHRYVSGDVTEDGHFLFVYPRTSTSGSKLLMQDLTKPDATFVTILDHTDTDSYIIDNEGSKLYIMTNMEAPNQKVITVDADNPSPENWVDFIPETENVLSPNTGGGYFFAEYMVDAISKVYQYDYNGNLVREVKLPGVGSAGGFGGKKEEKEFYFSFTNYSTPGSLYKYNVETGDYTQYWKPNIDFNPSDYESKQVFFTSKDGTKVPMIITHKKGIELNGKNPTILYGYGGFNISLTPSFSIANAVWMEQGGVYAVPNLRGGGEYGKKWHDAGTKLQKQNVFDDFIAAAEYLIKKKYTSKDYLAIKGGSNGGLLVGAVMTQRPDLMKVAMPAVGVLDMLRYHTFTSGAGWAYDYGTSEDNKEMFEYLKGYSPVHNVKKGTAYPATIVTTGDHDDRVVPAHSFKFAAALQEAQAGDNPTLIRIDVNAGHGAGKSTEAIINEQVDLQAFTLFNMGFETLPNQAVLKEFKE; translated from the coding sequence ATGAAAATAATTGCAAGCATAGCAATGACTACTATACTACTAGTAAGTTGCGAAACAACACCTAAAAAAGAAAAAATAACTGTGAATTATCCTATAACACATAAAGCAGATAGTGTAGATACCTATTTTGGTACTGAAATAAAAGACCCATACCGGTGGCTAGAAGACGACAAAAGCTCAGAAACGGAAGCCTGGGTAAAAGACCAGAATAAGGTTACCTACGGGTATTTAGATCATATTCCCTTTAGAGAGGATCTAAAAAACCGACTACAAAAACTATGGAATTATGAGAAATTAGGATCGCCTTTTACAGAGGGTGATTATAGTTATTTCTACAAAAATGACGGACTGCAGAATCAATATGTTGTGTATAGAAAAAAAGGCGAAGACGGCGAAGCTGAAGTTTTTTTAGACCCCAACACATTTTCTAAAGATGGTACCACCTCATTAGCGGGTTTAAGTTTTTCTAAAGATGGAAGTGTTGCTGCCTATTCTATTTCCGAAGGCGGTAGTGATTGGCGAAAGGTTATCTTGTTAGACGCCGTAAAAAACGAAATTATTGAAGACACTTTAGTCGATATTAAATTCAGCGGAATTTCTTGGAAGAATAATGAGGGGTTTTATTATTCTAGTTACGACAAGCCAAAAGGAAGCGAACTATCCGCTAAAACAGATCAACACAAATTATACTATCATAAACTGGGAACACCCCAAAAAGAAGATGCCTTAATTTATGGAGGCACTCCGGATCAAAAGCACCGATATGTTAGTGGTGATGTTACTGAAGACGGACACTTTTTATTTGTATACCCAAGAACATCAACTTCAGGAAGTAAGCTTTTAATGCAAGATCTTACAAAACCAGACGCCACGTTTGTAACTATTCTTGACCATACAGATACCGATAGCTACATTATTGATAACGAGGGTTCCAAATTGTATATCATGACCAATATGGAAGCTCCAAATCAGAAAGTAATCACCGTCGATGCTGATAATCCTAGCCCAGAAAATTGGGTAGATTTTATTCCCGAAACCGAAAACGTATTATCACCAAATACCGGTGGAGGTTATTTTTTTGCAGAATATATGGTTGATGCTATTTCTAAAGTATATCAGTATGATTATAATGGAAACTTAGTTCGCGAAGTAAAATTACCTGGAGTTGGTTCCGCAGGAGGATTTGGAGGTAAAAAAGAAGAAAAAGAATTCTATTTTTCATTTACCAATTACAGCACCCCAGGATCTTTGTATAAATACAATGTAGAAACAGGAGACTATACGCAGTATTGGAAACCAAATATTGATTTCAATCCATCAGATTATGAATCCAAGCAAGTATTCTTCACTTCAAAAGATGGCACCAAAGTTCCTATGATTATTACCCATAAAAAAGGAATAGAACTCAATGGTAAAAATCCAACTATATTATACGGTTACGGCGGTTTTAATATCAGCCTAACACCTTCATTTAGCATTGCAAATGCTGTTTGGATGGAGCAAGGTGGCGTTTATGCCGTTCCCAACTTAAGAGGGGGTGGTGAGTATGGTAAAAAATGGCATGATGCAGGAACAAAATTACAGAAGCAAAATGTTTTCGATGATTTTATTGCTGCTGCAGAATATCTAATTAAGAAAAAATACACTTCAAAAGATTATTTAGCGATTAAAGGAGGGTCTAATGGTGGATTATTAGTAGGTGCTGTTATGACACAAAGACCAGATTTAATGAAAGTGGCCATGCCAGCTGTTGGAGTATTAGATATGCTACGCTACCATACATTTACCTCTGGTGCCGGTTGGGCCTATGACTATGGAACTTCTGAAGACAATAAAGAAATGTTTGAGTACCTAAAAGGATACTCTCCGGTCCACAATGTAAAAAAAGGAACCGCCTACCCCGCAACGATAGTTACCACGGGAGATCATGATGATCGTGTAGTACCTGCGCATAGTTTTAAATTTGCCGCAGCTTTACAAGAAGCACAAGCTGGCGATAATCCAACATTAATACGCATTGATGTAAATGCAGGACACGGCGCAGGCAAATCTACCGAGGCTATCATAAATGAGCAAGTAGACTTACAAGCTTTCACCTTGTTTAACATGGGGTTTGAAACGCTACCAAACCAAGCCGTTTTAAAAGAATTTAAAGAGTAA
- a CDS encoding thymidine kinase, translating to MFLENTVNPKEQFGWIEVICGSMFSGKTEELIRRLKRAQFAKQKVEIFKPQVDTRYDEEMVVSHDANQIRSTPVPAAANIRLLADGCDVVGIDEAQFFDDEIVAVCNDLANKGIRVLVAGLDMDFKGNPFGPMPALMATAEYVTKVHAICTRTGNLANYSFRKSSNDKLVLLGEIEAYEPLSRAAYYKAMLREKVKDIDIDVEQVKDNTKTNG from the coding sequence ATGTTTCTCGAAAATACTGTAAACCCTAAAGAACAATTTGGCTGGATCGAAGTTATCTGTGGTTCTATGTTCTCTGGTAAGACTGAGGAGCTTATCCGAAGATTAAAAAGAGCCCAATTCGCAAAGCAAAAGGTTGAAATTTTTAAACCTCAAGTAGATACACGCTATGATGAGGAAATGGTGGTATCACATGATGCCAACCAAATACGCTCTACTCCCGTGCCCGCAGCCGCTAATATTCGTTTGCTAGCAGACGGCTGTGACGTAGTCGGAATTGACGAAGCGCAGTTTTTCGATGATGAAATTGTTGCCGTCTGCAATGATTTAGCAAATAAAGGCATCCGTGTTTTGGTCGCTGGCTTAGATATGGATTTTAAAGGAAACCCATTTGGTCCTATGCCTGCACTTATGGCTACAGCAGAATATGTAACCAAAGTACACGCCATTTGTACACGTACAGGAAACTTAGCCAATTACAGTTTTAGAAAGTCTTCCAATGACAAATTAGTGCTGTTAGGAGAAATAGAGGCTTATGAGCCATTGAGCCGAGCTGCATATTACAAAGCTATGCTCCGAGAAAAAGTCAAGGATATTGATATTGACGTAGAGCAAGTAAAAGATAATACAAAAACCAATGGCTAA
- a CDS encoding ABC transporter ATP-binding protein: MLHIKNLSFSYSSLQIISDISFTAEKGAHISIIGESGCGKSTLLKLLYGILQPNTGSIFWDENPILGPDFKLVPGETFMKYLSQDFDLMPYLSVEENVSQFLSVFYPQELKERTEELLEMIEMTAFAKTKVKLLSGGQQQRVALARVLAQKPEILLLDEPFSHIDNSRKNSLRRNLFNYLKTEHITCIVASHDTNDILSFADEVIVLKEGNILAKENPETLYMHPKNKYTASLFGDVNLIPISLLKPYATLEKSILVYPSELIISENSGLKVWVKNSYFKGSHYLIEGQLNETDIILFNAPRAYETEKEAFLNVALDTINARIKD, translated from the coding sequence ATGTTACACATAAAGAACCTTTCTTTTTCCTATTCTTCTCTCCAGATTATCTCTGATATTAGTTTTACGGCTGAAAAAGGAGCACATATTTCTATTATCGGAGAAAGTGGCTGCGGGAAGAGCACATTATTAAAGCTTTTGTATGGCATTTTACAACCCAATACTGGAAGTATCTTTTGGGATGAAAATCCTATTTTAGGTCCCGACTTTAAATTGGTTCCCGGAGAGACTTTTATGAAATACCTCTCTCAAGATTTTGATTTGATGCCCTACTTATCGGTAGAAGAAAATGTGAGTCAATTTTTATCAGTGTTCTATCCTCAAGAACTTAAAGAGCGTACGGAAGAGCTTTTAGAAATGATAGAGATGACAGCTTTTGCCAAGACAAAAGTAAAACTCTTAAGTGGTGGTCAACAGCAAAGGGTAGCACTAGCCAGAGTTCTAGCCCAAAAACCTGAAATTCTCTTATTAGACGAACCTTTCAGTCACATTGATAATTCTAGGAAAAATAGCTTGCGAAGAAATCTTTTCAACTATTTAAAAACCGAACACATCACCTGCATCGTAGCATCACATGACACCAATGATATTCTGTCTTTTGCAGATGAGGTTATTGTTTTAAAAGAAGGTAACATTTTAGCAAAAGAGAATCCCGAAACACTCTATATGCATCCTAAAAATAAGTACACCGCTTCTTTATTTGGCGATGTAAATCTTATTCCTATTTCTTTATTAAAACCTTATGCTACGCTTGAGAAATCTATTCTAGTATATCCATCAGAACTTATTATTTCTGAAAATAGTGGATTAAAGGTATGGGTAAAAAACTCGTATTTTAAAGGTTCTCATTACTTAATTGAAGGCCAACTTAATGAGACCGATATCATTTTATTTAACGCCCCTCGTGCTTATGAAACCGAAAAAGAAGCGTTCTTAAATGTAGCCCTTGACACCATAAATGCAAGAATAAAAGATTGA